From Spirochaetota bacterium, a single genomic window includes:
- a CDS encoding type II toxin-antitoxin system HicB family antitoxin, with protein MITYPAKITFSKPDQCFLVVFPDLPGCLTYGDDLDSAIAHAREALTGYLESIDLRKIDVPQSSKIAGKNVYYIEPEKRVSFALWLKMKRAEQGLSQRDMVRLLKIEVQSYQKFENLKKSNPTLKTIARVETVLHTRVLAV; from the coding sequence ATGATCACATATCCTGCAAAAATAACATTTTCAAAACCGGATCAATGCTTCCTTGTAGTATTTCCCGATCTTCCGGGCTGCCTGACGTATGGGGATGATCTTGACTCGGCAATCGCGCACGCACGCGAAGCATTGACGGGATATCTCGAGTCTATCGATCTTCGAAAAATCGATGTCCCCCAATCTTCGAAGATCGCCGGAAAAAACGTATACTATATTGAACCCGAAAAAAGGGTTTCCTTCGCCCTGTGGCTTAAAATGAAGCGAGCCGAACAGGGACTCTCACAAAGGGACATGGTCCGGCTTCTTAAGATAGAAGTCCAGAGTTACCAGAAATTCGAGAACCTGAAAAAATCGAACCCCACATTGAAAACCATAGCAAGGGTTGAAACCGTTTTACACACGCGAGTTCTCGCCGTGTAG
- a CDS encoding AraC family transcriptional regulator, protein MTPTNNKYLREEYTARINRVMDYIDAHIDADLTLEALARVANFSPYHFHRIFRAMMDEPLFQYIQRIRLNRAATQLVDNPKKPVTRIALDCGFSGSAAFARAFRELFGMSASQWRLSGGENVARERPERKPGKTKSKTGNTLRKPGKDSREASVYGKRNSTIRRKSMNDKVKPKVEVKELPAATVAYVRNVGPYKGDSALFGTLIGKLCAWAGPRGYLGSDTKLIAVYHDNPEITREPNLRLSMCLPVPGDTKVDGEVGKMEIAGGRYAIAHFELAGDEYEAAWKAVYGDWLPGSGYQPDDRPPFEIYYNDPKTHPQGKCIVDICVPVMPL, encoded by the coding sequence ATGACCCCCACAAACAACAAGTACCTTCGCGAAGAATACACCGCGCGCATCAACCGCGTGATGGACTATATCGACGCCCATATCGACGCGGACCTCACGCTGGAGGCGCTCGCGCGGGTCGCCAATTTCTCACCGTATCATTTCCACCGCATCTTCCGCGCGATGATGGACGAGCCGCTCTTCCAGTACATCCAGCGCATCCGCCTGAACAGGGCCGCGACGCAGCTCGTCGACAATCCCAAAAAGCCCGTTACGCGCATTGCGCTCGATTGCGGCTTCTCGGGATCGGCCGCCTTCGCCCGCGCGTTCAGGGAGCTTTTCGGGATGAGCGCCTCCCAGTGGCGGCTTTCGGGCGGGGAAAATGTCGCGCGGGAAAGGCCCGAACGCAAGCCGGGTAAAACGAAAAGCAAGACGGGCAACACGCTCCGCAAGCCGGGGAAAGATTCCCGGGAGGCCTCCGTGTATGGTAAGCGAAATTCAACCATACGGAGGAAAAGCATGAACGATAAGGTTAAACCGAAGGTCGAGGTGAAGGAGCTTCCCGCGGCCACCGTCGCGTACGTACGCAACGTGGGGCCCTATAAGGGCGACAGCGCCCTGTTCGGGACGCTCATCGGGAAGCTGTGCGCGTGGGCCGGTCCGCGCGGATACCTGGGGTCCGACACAAAGCTCATCGCGGTGTACCACGACAATCCCGAGATCACGCGGGAACCGAATCTCCGCCTGAGCATGTGCCTGCCCGTTCCCGGGGACACAAAGGTGGACGGCGAGGTCGGAAAAATGGAGATCGCGGGGGGCCGATACGCCATCGCCCACTTCGAGCTCGCGGGTGACGAATACGAAGCCGCCTGGAAAGCGGTTTACGGGGACTGGCTTCCCGGAAGCGGGTATCAGCCCGACGACCGGCCCCCGTTCGAGATATACTACAACGACCCCAAGACCCACCCGCAGGGAAAGTGCATCGTGGACATCTGCGTGCCGGTGATGCCGCTGTAA
- a CDS encoding bacteriocin-protection protein, YdeI/OmpD-associated family, with translation MNKNTETPIKSFASSKQWKEWLAMNYAISNNGIWLRIFKKDSGEATITYDEALDEALCFGWIDGQKKAYDEKSWLQKFTPRRSKSIWSKRNKTRVAQLVEEKRMQPSGLKEIETAKKDGRWDKAYDSPSQMEIPADFLSILKKDQKAYEFFKTLNKANTYSIAWRLETAKKPATRQKRMQILLKMMKKRQKLH, from the coding sequence ATGAATAAAAATACTGAAACCCCCATAAAATCGTTTGCATCCTCAAAGCAATGGAAGGAATGGCTTGCAATGAATTATGCCATATCCAATAATGGTATTTGGCTTCGAATTTTCAAGAAAGATTCCGGCGAGGCAACGATCACCTATGATGAGGCATTGGATGAAGCTCTTTGCTTTGGTTGGATCGACGGTCAGAAAAAAGCGTATGATGAAAAATCGTGGCTTCAAAAATTCACGCCACGCAGATCAAAGAGCATATGGTCAAAGCGAAATAAAACACGAGTGGCCCAGCTTGTCGAAGAAAAGCGAATGCAACCATCCGGACTCAAAGAAATAGAGACCGCAAAAAAAGACGGCAGGTGGGACAAGGCTTATGATTCTCCCAGCCAAATGGAAATTCCCGCTGATTTTCTATCGATACTTAAAAAAGACCAAAAGGCCTACGAATTTTTTAAAACACTGAATAAGGCAAATACATATTCAATTGCTTGGCGATTAGAAACAGCAAAGAAGCCAGCGACCAGACAAAAACGGATGCAAATTCTTCTGAAAATGATGAAGAAACGACAAAAATTACACTAA
- a CDS encoding nuclear transport factor 2 family protein: MTIDKLEIAETVNRYFAALDKRTFNIEIFRNIFANNATVERPHGQELEGPEDISSNHENSMKRFRATQHLTSGFIIDLTDEINANFRLNLIAMHLWKEGLGDTSVKSQDNYFLAGGVVTGSVTKTSDGWRILSVRNDIVWRQGVGFQQILETK; this comes from the coding sequence ATGACAATTGACAAATTGGAAATCGCAGAAACCGTTAATCGATATTTTGCTGCACTCGATAAACGCACTTTTAACATAGAGATATTTAGAAATATCTTTGCAAACAACGCTACTGTTGAACGTCCACATGGTCAGGAACTTGAAGGACCTGAAGATATTTCTTCAAACCACGAAAATAGCATGAAAAGATTCAGAGCAACACAACATCTTACAAGTGGATTTATTATTGACTTAACCGATGAAATAAATGCCAACTTCCGATTAAATTTAATCGCTATGCATTTATGGAAGGAGGGTTTGGGCGACACGAGTGTAAAAAGCCAAGATAATTATTTTCTCGCCGGAGGGGTAGTTACAGGGAGTGTTACAAAAACAAGCGATGGCTGGCGTATTTTATCAGTTCGTAATGATATTGTTTGGAGGCAGGGCGTCGGATTTCAGCAGATACTTGAAACAAAATAG
- a CDS encoding HD domain-containing protein has protein sequence MKKFLLSLRPSILGLKLTSYFVVFGFIIGYLSFIFVTTASSRHGLQVISSTLIPLIQNLTDTREGELIETILDREHPGFSRLFRYLERPDDPGHGDVRGTLYFRGTTDRTWRSIRLDDKNIFRSAAVSDIVARGLDKANRHSLYSDSAPFWGKGDTAALFIKVPGFGSRYTYIIRMETNRRGLSSFIKHDVQEFILFSIVILVVSLVLGKLFSWRILRPIRALSDTASRRASGETDSSFHLARRDELGELSIALNTMSRNLDAQISEIDRRMKTMDTMNMIDKAVLSSVSRADLLDRVIGIVSDLFTSASVALALYRENEKGFEVLSLYRHAVKGILGERPFVPLADLDPGHARNITDLYQFICGSAAESSGVLYSFCCGRIINVPIYLRGGYLGSLVIGKDDPGDFPAATIESITMLADQVGIALHSVKEFEEKEKLFMGILIALTRAIDAKSKWTAGHSERVAKYAEEIGMHLGLPEPDLRALTFSALLHDIGKIGVSELILEKPARLTTEEYAIIKTHPREGARIIGDIPSYGKILPGILYHHEHWDGSGYPAGLCDEAIPLTGRIITLADVYDAITANRPYRSGMSGDEAIGFLREQENRLFDPRLLGIFLEILADRPKGELK, from the coding sequence ATGAAAAAATTCCTTCTCTCGCTCCGGCCCTCCATCCTGGGGCTCAAGCTCACGTCCTACTTCGTGGTATTCGGGTTCATCATCGGGTACCTCTCCTTCATCTTTGTCACCACCGCGTCATCGCGCCACGGCCTCCAGGTGATCTCCTCGACCCTGATTCCGCTTATTCAGAACCTGACCGATACCCGGGAGGGCGAGCTCATAGAAACGATCCTCGACCGGGAGCACCCGGGATTTTCAAGGCTCTTCCGCTACCTTGAGAGGCCCGACGATCCGGGGCACGGGGACGTACGCGGCACCCTGTATTTCCGCGGCACCACGGACAGGACATGGCGTTCCATCCGCCTTGACGATAAAAATATTTTCAGGAGCGCCGCGGTGAGCGATATCGTCGCGCGCGGCCTCGACAAGGCGAACCGGCACAGCCTGTATTCCGATTCCGCTCCCTTCTGGGGAAAAGGCGATACCGCTGCGCTGTTCATCAAGGTTCCCGGATTCGGCAGCAGGTACACCTACATCATCCGGATGGAGACGAACCGCCGGGGCCTCAGCTCCTTTATCAAGCATGACGTCCAGGAATTCATTCTTTTCAGCATCGTCATCCTGGTGGTATCCCTCGTCCTGGGAAAATTATTTTCCTGGCGGATACTCCGGCCGATCCGCGCGCTCTCGGACACGGCCTCGCGGCGCGCCTCGGGGGAGACGGATTCGTCCTTCCACCTCGCGCGCCGCGACGAACTGGGCGAGCTCTCGATCGCCCTCAACACGATGTCCCGGAACCTGGACGCACAGATCAGCGAGATCGACCGCCGAATGAAGACCATGGACACAATGAACATGATCGACAAGGCCGTGCTCTCATCGGTATCCCGCGCCGACCTTCTCGACCGGGTGATCGGCATCGTCTCGGATCTCTTCACGAGCGCATCGGTCGCGCTCGCGCTCTACCGTGAAAATGAAAAGGGTTTCGAGGTGCTCTCGCTCTACCGGCACGCGGTGAAGGGGATACTGGGAGAGCGCCCCTTCGTTCCCCTCGCGGACCTGGACCCGGGACACGCGCGCAACATCACCGACCTCTACCAGTTTATCTGCGGCTCCGCCGCCGAATCGTCGGGCGTGCTCTACTCATTCTGTTGCGGGAGGATTATCAACGTCCCCATCTACCTGCGCGGCGGCTACCTGGGCTCGCTCGTGATCGGAAAAGACGACCCCGGAGATTTTCCCGCCGCGACCATCGAATCGATCACGATGCTCGCCGACCAGGTGGGAATCGCGCTTCACAGCGTGAAGGAATTCGAGGAGAAGGAAAAGCTCTTCATGGGCATCCTCATCGCGCTCACCCGCGCGATCGACGCCAAGTCGAAATGGACCGCCGGCCACAGCGAACGCGTCGCGAAGTACGCGGAGGAGATCGGCATGCACCTGGGCCTCCCCGAGCCCGATCTCCGGGCGCTCACCTTTTCCGCCCTCCTGCACGATATCGGAAAGATCGGCGTCTCCGAGCTCATCCTCGAGAAGCCCGCGCGGCTTACCACGGAAGAATACGCGATCATCAAGACGCATCCCCGGGAAGGCGCGCGCATTATCGGCGATATTCCCTCTTACGGGAAGATCCTTCCCGGCATCCTCTATCACCACGAACACTGGGACGGGAGCGGTTATCCCGCGGGACTGTGCGACGAGGCCATTCCCCTCACCGGCCGCATCATCACCCTCGCCGACGTCTACGACGCGATCACGGCGAACCGTCCCTACCGCAGCGGGATGAGCGGGGACGAGGCGATCGGCTTTCTCAGGGAGCAGGAGAACCGGCTGTTCGATCCCCGCCTGCTCGGGATATTCCTGGAGATACTCGCCGACAGGCCCAAAGGTGAACTAAAATGA
- the modA gene encoding molybdate ABC transporter substrate-binding protein, which yields MFARDCIKESTMKSPGYKRVAAIAVISIVAAAVSISGCTRDPSSKKISAGVAANFIKPFGELAAEFEGKTGIKVETTFTSSGTLYNQIKNGAPYDIFLSADEERPTLLLKEGKVLTPFVYAKGEVILWSGKKELCTAANWREALTLPGVNKISIANPATAPYGLAAKSALVGAELWDSLQPKLVNGQDIAQAFQYASTGATDMGFCAFSAAFSDEGKKGGYYAVAEAPAIVQSACVVKSTEKRDAADKFATFLVSPEAEKIKKKYGYK from the coding sequence ATGTTCGCAAGAGATTGCATCAAGGAGAGCACAATGAAGAGTCCGGGTTATAAACGGGTCGCGGCAATCGCAGTGATCAGCATTGTCGCTGCTGCCGTGTCCATATCCGGATGCACCAGGGATCCGTCTTCTAAAAAGATCAGCGCGGGTGTCGCCGCTAATTTTATCAAGCCATTCGGCGAACTCGCGGCCGAATTTGAGGGCAAAACCGGAATAAAGGTTGAAACGACATTCACCTCGTCAGGGACGCTCTATAATCAGATAAAAAACGGCGCCCCCTATGACATTTTTCTTTCTGCCGACGAAGAGAGACCGACCCTTCTTTTGAAGGAAGGTAAAGTCCTGACTCCTTTCGTGTACGCGAAGGGCGAGGTGATTCTCTGGTCTGGGAAGAAGGAATTATGCACTGCCGCCAACTGGAGAGAAGCGCTCACGCTTCCGGGTGTGAATAAGATATCCATAGCAAATCCCGCGACGGCGCCGTATGGCCTGGCTGCGAAGAGCGCGCTTGTGGGCGCCGAACTGTGGGATTCTCTCCAGCCGAAGCTCGTGAACGGACAGGATATCGCGCAGGCCTTCCAGTATGCTTCCACCGGCGCCACGGACATGGGATTCTGCGCCTTCTCCGCAGCGTTTTCCGATGAGGGAAAGAAGGGCGGCTACTACGCGGTGGCCGAGGCTCCCGCAATAGTGCAGTCGGCCTGCGTGGTGAAAAGCACGGAAAAGCGCGACGCGGCGGACAAGTTTGCGACTTTCCTGGTGTCGCCGGAAGCTGAAAAGATTAAAAAGAAATACGGCTATAAATAG
- the modB gene encoding molybdate ABC transporter permease subunit, with protein MDFQSLLLTLKLSMFTTVVLVALAAPLAYFIAFSGMRGKTFIEALIYIPTALPPTVIGFYLLVVMGPHGFAGRAWTSLTGGYLLFTFTGIVIASIVYSIPFAVQPMKAAFQKIDRRLLENAYVLGLTKKAAFFRVVIPNSISGIAAAAVLVFLHSMGAFGVLMMVGGSVPGETRVASIAIYEAVEAMDYRGAGLLSLAFIPMSYAFLLLVNKLNEEKK; from the coding sequence ATGGATTTCCAGTCCCTGTTATTAACATTAAAGCTTTCAATGTTTACCACCGTCGTGCTGGTGGCGCTTGCCGCGCCACTGGCATATTTCATCGCATTTTCCGGGATGCGCGGCAAAACATTCATTGAAGCGCTTATCTATATCCCCACGGCCCTTCCCCCCACGGTGATTGGATTTTATCTCCTTGTCGTCATGGGACCGCACGGATTCGCGGGAAGGGCGTGGACTTCATTGACAGGCGGGTATCTTCTTTTTACTTTTACCGGTATTGTCATAGCTTCAATTGTATACAGCATCCCGTTTGCGGTGCAGCCTATGAAGGCGGCGTTTCAGAAGATCGATCGCCGCCTCCTCGAAAACGCATACGTGCTGGGGTTGACTAAAAAGGCCGCGTTTTTCCGTGTCGTCATACCGAACAGCATCTCGGGGATCGCGGCCGCGGCCGTGCTGGTTTTTCTTCACAGCATGGGCGCGTTCGGTGTCTTGATGATGGTGGGAGGAAGCGTCCCCGGCGAAACGAGGGTCGCGTCGATCGCGATCTATGAAGCGGTGGAGGCGATGGATTACCGGGGGGCCGGGCTCCTGTCCCTGGCGTTTATTCCTATGAGCTACGCGTTCCTTCTTCTTGTGAATAAACTCAACGAGGAAAAGAAATAA
- a CDS encoding ATP-binding cassette domain-containing protein produces MSLSVTIRKRLKFIDLDMAFECSDGRVLVMIGPSGGGKTSIIRMLAGLDAPDEGIITFHDQVWFDSSRRINVPPRKRRLGYVFQDYTLFPHLNLYDNAAFAAVNKKDVDDLFELFSIGHLRTRKPGKVSGGERQRCAICQAMARRPQVLLLDEPFSALDAMTRRVLREELKNLKGRFSFPIVYVTHDVNEALYLADEMLPVVQGKTDEGWMKKMTARNRQGGKASRAARETKLALVY; encoded by the coding sequence ATGTCCCTGAGCGTGACCATACGAAAGCGGCTTAAATTTATCGATCTGGATATGGCCTTCGAATGTTCCGACGGCAGGGTGCTGGTGATGATAGGGCCCTCGGGCGGGGGGAAGACTTCGATCATCCGCATGCTCGCGGGGCTCGACGCGCCCGATGAGGGAATAATTACTTTCCACGACCAGGTATGGTTCGATTCATCGCGCCGGATAAACGTACCGCCGCGCAAGCGCCGGCTGGGGTATGTCTTTCAGGATTACACCCTGTTCCCGCATCTGAATTTATATGATAATGCGGCATTTGCCGCCGTGAATAAAAAAGACGTGGACGATCTTTTCGAACTCTTCAGCATCGGCCACCTGCGCACGCGCAAACCCGGCAAGGTGTCGGGCGGCGAGCGCCAGCGCTGCGCCATCTGCCAAGCCATGGCGAGAAGGCCGCAGGTCCTCCTTCTTGACGAACCCTTTTCGGCCCTCGACGCCATGACCCGAAGGGTGCTTCGCGAGGAGCTGAAAAACCTCAAGGGGAGATTCTCATTTCCGATCGTGTACGTAACGCATGACGTAAATGAGGCCCTCTACCTGGCGGACGAGATGCTCCCCGTCGTCCAGGGGAAAACGGATGAGGGCTGGATGAAGAAAATGACCGCCAGGAACCGTCAAGGCGGGAAAGCGTCAAGGGCCGCCAGGGAAACGAAGCTTGCGCTTGTGTATTGA
- a CDS encoding transposase, translating into MRYAMPRYKNYDYAQSLLLPVNFKEQIIPGTLEYTIHFIVEEKIDISPLEKRFNNEETGAPAYDPKILLKIVLLAYARGVISSRRIERLCRENVVFKALSAATEPDFTTIAHFIRSMKNEVRQLFSDVLLYCVELDLLGGTTFALDGCKLPSNASKEYSGTFADLKRKRDKLEKTVRMLVKQHGKNDSRDREAKKREKRRVARMKQKIGKIDSFLAGEKPKVKTRQGEKQSNITDNESAKIKTSKGVIQGYNGMALADDKHQVVVAAEAFGNGQEYELLKPLVSTAKENARYAGLGKRFFEGKRLIADTGSFCEENIKYLSSEKIDAYIPDQQFRKRDPRFIDRDRYKPPKRSLYTKEDFTYFIKSNTFVCPEKRILKFHTRQTFNNTTGRVYRALLSDCRKCSRREKCLRSVNTRQRSLYVIEKYFNRNFSEEMKAKIDTLKGRKIYSARMGIIEPVFANMCSAKGLNRFTLRTKKKVNVQWMLYCMVHTIGKVCRYG; encoded by the coding sequence ATGAGGTACGCCATGCCTCGTTATAAGAACTACGATTACGCCCAATCTCTCCTTCTTCCCGTCAATTTCAAGGAACAAATCATCCCGGGAACGCTTGAGTACACGATCCATTTCATCGTTGAAGAAAAGATCGATATCTCGCCGCTTGAAAAGCGTTTCAACAACGAGGAAACCGGTGCACCCGCATACGATCCGAAGATATTACTCAAGATCGTTCTCCTGGCCTACGCGCGAGGAGTGATCTCTTCGCGAAGAATCGAGCGTCTGTGCAGGGAGAACGTGGTGTTTAAAGCGCTTTCGGCAGCAACTGAACCGGATTTCACTACGATTGCGCACTTCATTCGCTCAATGAAAAACGAAGTACGGCAATTGTTCTCTGATGTGCTCCTTTACTGCGTCGAGCTCGATCTCCTGGGTGGCACCACCTTTGCGCTCGATGGGTGCAAATTGCCTTCAAACGCGTCCAAGGAATACAGCGGCACCTTTGCCGACTTGAAGAGGAAGCGGGACAAGCTGGAGAAAACAGTCCGCATGCTCGTGAAGCAGCACGGGAAAAATGATTCGCGAGACAGAGAAGCCAAAAAGCGGGAAAAGAGACGCGTGGCCCGGATGAAGCAGAAAATCGGGAAGATCGATTCTTTCCTGGCAGGGGAGAAACCGAAAGTGAAAACCCGCCAGGGGGAGAAACAAAGCAATATCACCGATAACGAAAGCGCAAAGATTAAAACATCGAAGGGTGTAATACAGGGCTACAACGGCATGGCGCTTGCCGACGACAAGCACCAGGTGGTCGTAGCGGCAGAGGCCTTTGGGAACGGACAAGAGTACGAGCTTTTAAAGCCGCTGGTGTCGACGGCCAAGGAGAATGCCCGGTACGCGGGTCTGGGGAAGCGTTTTTTTGAAGGGAAACGCCTGATTGCGGATACGGGTTCGTTCTGCGAGGAGAACATCAAGTATCTGTCCTCGGAAAAGATAGACGCCTACATACCTGACCAGCAGTTCCGGAAACGCGATCCTCGTTTTATAGACAGGGATCGCTATAAACCCCCCAAGCGGTCTCTTTACACGAAAGAAGATTTCACTTACTTCATAAAATCCAATACCTTTGTCTGTCCCGAGAAAAGAATCTTGAAGTTTCATACCCGGCAGACGTTCAACAACACTACCGGGAGGGTGTACCGTGCGCTACTCTCTGATTGCCGAAAATGTTCCAGGAGGGAGAAATGCCTCCGTTCCGTAAACACCCGGCAGCGGAGTCTGTATGTGATCGAGAAATATTTCAACCGCAACTTCTCGGAAGAGATGAAGGCGAAGATCGATACGCTTAAAGGCAGGAAAATATACAGCGCCCGCATGGGAATCATCGAACCGGTGTTCGCGAACATGTGCAGCGCCAAGGGATTGAACCGGTTTACGCTGCGTACGAAAAAGAAGGTCAATGTGCAATGGATGCTCTACTGCATGGTGCACACTATAGGAAAAGTATGCCGGTATGGGTAG